Genomic window (Tistrella bauzanensis):
GCATGATCATGGCGACACGATTCAAGACCGCGCGCTTCGACGATGCCGAAGACGTGCTCGCCATCGACGGGCTGTGCATCGACCTCGGCACCGCCGGGCGCCCGCGCCGGGTGCTCGACGATGTGAGCCTGCGGATCAGGCGCGGGGAAACCGCCTGCCTGGTGGGGGAGAGCGGCTCGGGCAAGTCGCTGACCTCGCTGGCGATCATGGGTCTGCTGCCGACCGATGTCCTGAGGGTGGCGGCAGGCACGATCCGGCTGGACGGCACCGAGCTTCTGACCCGATCCCGCCGCCAGCTGCGCGCGATGCGCGGCGACCGGATGGCTATGATCTTTCAGGAGCCGATGACGGCACTCAACCCGGTGATGCGCGTCGGCGACCAGATCGCCGAGGTTCTGGAAACCCATGCCGGGGCGTCGCGCGGCGACAGGCGCCGCCGGGTGCTGGAGGCCATGGAACAGGTGCATCTGCCCGATGTCGAGCGGGTCTATCGCTCGTTCCCCCATCAACTGTCCGGCGGCCAGCGCCAGCGGATCATGATCGCCATGGCGCTGATCCTGGAACCGGCGCTGCTGATCGCCGACGAGCCGACCACGGCGCTGGATGTGACGACGCAGAAGCAGATCCTGTCGCTGATCGCCGAGATGCAGCGCGTCCACGGCACGGCGGTGCTGTTCATCACCCATGATATGGGCGTGGTCTCGGACATCGCCGACACCGTGCATGTGATGCGCCAGGGCCGCGTGGTCGAGAGTGCGCCCGCCGAACGCCTGTTCCATACGCCGCAGCATGACTATACCAAGGCCCTGCTGGCGGCGGTGCCGAGCCTGCGCCCGCGCGAGGCACGGCCGGCCGAAACCCGCCAGCCGATCCTGGACGTGGCGGCACTCGGCAAAACCTATGAAAGCGGCGGCTTCCTGAAGCGGACCAGCCGCAAGCGCGCCGCCGAGGATGTCAGTTTCCAGCTTCGGCCGGGCCGGACGCTGGGCATCGTGGGCGAAAGCGGATCGGGCAAATCGACGGTGGCGCGCTGCGTGATGCGCCTGATCGACCCGACCCATGGCCGG
Coding sequences:
- a CDS encoding ABC transporter ATP-binding protein, whose product is MATRFKTARFDDAEDVLAIDGLCIDLGTAGRPRRVLDDVSLRIRRGETACLVGESGSGKSLTSLAIMGLLPTDVLRVAAGTIRLDGTELLTRSRRQLRAMRGDRMAMIFQEPMTALNPVMRVGDQIAEVLETHAGASRGDRRRRVLEAMEQVHLPDVERVYRSFPHQLSGGQRQRIMIAMALILEPALLIADEPTTALDVTTQKQILSLIAEMQRVHGTAVLFITHDMGVVSDIADTVHVMRQGRVVESAPAERLFHTPQHDYTKALLAAVPSLRPREARPAETRQPILDVAALGKTYESGGFLKRTSRKRAAEDVSFQLRPGRTLGIVGESGSGKSTVARCVMRLIDPTHGRISLGDTDITRLAPGPLRRRREKIQIVFQDPYRSLNPRRRIADSLIEGPMNFGVARDQAMARARTLLEIVGLPADALDCYPHQFSGGQRQRIAIARAVAMEPDVIVADEAVSALDVSVQDQVLKLLEQLQNDLGIAILFITHDLRVAAQICDEVIVMQHGRVVEHGTAEQVLVSPRHAYTHALIDAAPGRGWNFAACREIAPQLPEA